The following nucleotide sequence is from Mangifera indica cultivar Alphonso chromosome 17, CATAS_Mindica_2.1, whole genome shotgun sequence.
CAAAATTTCTCACCTAAATGATATGCAATCACATACACTGCAGATACTTTCTTTAGCTGACATTCGGCAATATTGTACATTGAAAGCGAAAGGAAAATATactgatgttgaaaaaaatgtCCAGCCTAATGTATTATAAACAGGGTTTTGATACCGCAAACTGGCCACTCATATGGGTTAAGTTGTTTTGTAATTGCAGAAAGTATTCTGTAAGTTTGATCTTAGACTTTAATGCGAATGAGATTTTGATCTTCTCCAGCAACACAAAGGATTTGGCTGTCGTCCCTAACCATGCTAAAAAAAAGGTTTAGAGGTGAAATACAGATGATGGCTCTATCAGTAAAATAACTGGATAACACATATTATTTGCCCTACAATGTTATTGAAGAAGctgcaaaatacaaaattagtaTAATAATAACATAGATGTATTAATTTCCCCAAATGGGTCAAATACAATTCGTACATTCAACCAATTTATGGACAATAATGACACATACTATTACACAACAAAGGCCAGAACACCATTCAAGATTTCAGACATGTGATGGCTCAACCATCCTTTTCAGCTACAACCCTTTTGATGGGTTTCACCAACTTAAAATATTGGAGGTGCTCGACATCTCATCAGTAAGTAGACATTCAGCCGACAACACTCCTTATATAATGCTTTCTCAGTTTTCTCCTTCTAGGATTTCTTGCCCTGAATGAATATAATTCAATCTTGGTGTAAGACTGGTCTCATAAGAAAAAACACGATATTTGCATCTCAACAATTACGTTGTTGCGTCTGTATTTTGCTAAGCATATACTAATTCAGAGGCAACTGGTTTTTCTCCCTTTTGAACTTCATAGTGAGAACACAATGTTAATATAAAAAGTGCACAGCTAGAGTTGACCGATTTCAAGACCAGTTAGTCAAGTAAGAAGCTAAAAGCTCtgacaaaaaaggaaaattttagtaaataattaaaagttttccCGGGGCTCCTAAAGGGTAGCTTAACAATTacaaaaacagatataaaacaGTATACATTCCACAATGTATTACTAACACCTCTAGGATTAACAGACCTTTGCACAAGGAACCAGATTTCATGTAAATGTATATGATCTAGTCAAAGGCTTTTACATGCAATGTTACCACAAGAGCAAACCATCTTCAAATAGCTATTTTAAATGATCAAAATGGACAGGTATTGAAGAAAGGCAGTCCGAATATTTTACTACtacaaattcttttaatttcatGTTCTCTCCACAAGAAAACTCCTTGTTTGCTGGAAAAAGATGAAGTCAGAGGCCCCAGTCAAACATATAATGAACAGATAGATTTGGATCAATGTGGTTCAACGACGTAGACATTTCAGGTACGCAGAACTTTTAAGTTCTCATCAATTAGCCAACAGAAGAaacaataatttagttttactCACCAGTACTGATTGTGCAATACAAAAGAATCAGTTGAGACTTTTTTTCCATCATCATTGCGGTTCCAGTGGTAGAATGCATGTGTCCTGTTTAGAATCTCTAGTGTAGAATGCCCATAGCTGGCTTCACGGAATGCAGAATAATCAGGTTGTGGGTCTCTAAACCTAGAGaaccaaaggactatttttacAGATTGACCACCAAATGATGAATTACAGAGAGAAATAAACAAGAAATTTGTTTCTCTAACAGAGAACTATTAGAAAATACACTTACTTGAAAGCAGGGCAAATTTATCAGTCACGCAATTCAACTTACCTTCCAGCTAGACCTTCTTGATTTCCTCCATCCCCAACAGTGATGTATACAGGGGCGGATTTGTCTGCTACAGGATAACGCTCACCACTAGATATGTTGTAGTGAACATTTGAAATTCGGTACTGAAATTTTAAACTGTTTTAGAACATCCAATCTAGAAGCAGATAACTGCTTTAGAATGCACCAATATGTAATGCAGTATGTCTACATCTGAAGTATAAGCCAAAATGGTAAACTAAATTATCATCAGCAAAATGGTgtcatttaccattttgtttaGTTGAtgacaataaaaatttattcccATCTCTAATCAATACTTAGTGAGCACTCAATTCCATCCAAGCAAAAGTTCCTATCAAAAGAGAACTGCATCTTTCACCTGTGAAATTTTGTACAGCCCATGTTGTATAAATTTGAATCTCTATGAGAATTGTGGCTGTTATTTGGATTTAGAAAAAGAGGGTTTTAAATCTTTATCAACTGCAAACTGGCTATTATTTATCagctcattttatttatttattttttatttcatcaaccttctaatttaaataaattcttcATTTTGATCTAATGGTTTGGGAATTTAGTCTTTTATTTAAAGATCAATCAAGTCCAGAATGTCATTAACAGAAGAAAACTGATGCAAGGGATTTTCTGTATATAGTTGGGTGATTTACTGAAACAAGAATAttaatgtgtgtgtgtgtgtatatggtTAACAGAGGACAATTAGAATTTACAGTTTAGAGGTGTTTCTcttggaatttttattaatgccaaattgaagttttaatataattttgcttGTAGTCTGAAGCCATTATATGTCAGTACTCAACTCAAAGTAAATTACATCAGCACAATGACATTGTAACTAACAAACACAGACAAATAATATGCACTTAAGTTGGGGGATTCCAAAAAACTTCCTCACCCTTCAAACTGCTAATCCATTTATTTGTGTATGCAAAAAAATGGTCAGTTTTATAAGTTAAGAACTATACCGATCTTTCATAAGCATGAACATGGCCTGCAAAGATTACATCAACTCTATATCGTGTGAACCAACTCTCAAAGACTGCTCGCATACTTTCACCTTCCATGAAGTGTGCTTCATTACTGTTGTAGATTGGGACATGCATGAGAACAATTAGCCAAGGTGTCTTTTCCCTATCAACCCTTTTAAGTTCATTTTTGAGCCACCTCCATTGCGGAGTGTACTTTACtgtaaaatttcataataaatcaaacaagatatACAAACGCAATAAAAGTAATTCTTCCCTGCTAtaggaaaaatacaaaaataccactgatgaaataataaaaagtatgCATGGATTAATATTGAGGGAAAAAACACAAATCAAAAGTGTCATTAACCCCAAGTtgcctttttaattatttgggtTTGTAGACTTTCCTACTAAAAACAAACACCACTCAGAATGTCACCTATTGCAGTTAGGTCGACATAATATGGAGTCATTTTCCAGCTTTACAAAGtcaattattttccatttcaCTTTTCTAGCTCAAGTATCCCAAGTGTCAAGAGCTAGCAAAATGCATCCATGGACAGTATATGTTTGTTTCAGCATCCTGGACCACAGCTAATATCAAACCTAACTACTAATGCACTAATTGACTTAAGTAACCCCTTAAAAGATGAGTACTATtacatgtaaaaataaattttattaacttatccATACACCCTGATATAGCAGCATGTGCTTAAATCATTTTGaagtgagagaaaaagtaaataatcacaTCATCCAGTCACATGTTGTCAtctcaatttatatagataagttaataaaatttatttgtacgcatagttttattccTAAAACATTTCCTTTTGTAAGAGCCTTTTTAAATCATGCAGCATACTAACTCAAGGGAAACTACCTCAGCAAAATCAACCACCACCTCTTCACATCATATTATCAGTACCACATCCAACATAATATATCAATTGTTACCACATCACTTTTCATCATACTCCCAGTTTTTCCACTCTAATGATAATATACATCCTGTGCGAAACCATAGTAATCCTCAATAGTTTTAGGAAAATTCAATGTTAGTCAGTGCTTCATAACCAGCGGCAGATGATTTTAAGACAAATAAAAAGGCTCAAGTGCTTTGCTACATCAAACCGAGGCCAGGCATTAATTTAAGAAGTCATTACAATTTCCCATTTCAATAACTCCCCagtaaattataaagaaaaccTGCTGCACTGGACTGAAATACACCATGGTGTACCATTTTAACCTAAGTGCATCAAATTTGCCATGAACCCGTACAATCATCATTCACCGGATTACCAGTCTAGGTTAGTGACCAAACTTATATTTGTTTTCCTTCtctatttctttaatttttttataaagaaaataatgataataacaaCTTTGTGTTGAGTTAAAAAGAAGAGAACATTAAGCTGAACAAATCATATTGAAAGGTTTAAATTACCTGTGGGGTGGTCATCTATCAACCATAAGATAATCTACAATAATAACTGCCAGAGAGCTCAAGCTTCTACAACATGACatcaattttttcatattttctaccACCCCTATAAGCTATGGAATGTTAAAATCTCTTTCAAATTCCTTTCAAATTTGAGggtgtttgtttttttttttttttttcttctgagtACTGGAGGGGCCCTTTGTTAAGAGAACAAGCTGATATAGTAGAAAATATTGCAGCATTTCATATAAGATAAGATCTGTACAATGAAGATTTAGGATTTAATAGTTTTCGGAAGTACTTTAAGAAGGAAATTTATATATCTCATTCAAATTACTTTAGTTTTATTCTTAAGTTTTAAGTTACCtatcattagaaaattttcatgatTTGTTGTTTATTTAGTATTGGTCACTATAAGGTTGTTATTCTCAGGTTAGACATgatgataatttgaaaattgagtGTAGTTCTCTCTATTCTCTGTTATTGCCCTAATATTTTCCCCCATCTATTTTTATCTGATTTTTTTCCACCTATTCCTCTAGATTATTCTAAGCTATTTGTCCTACCTCTGCAAAGATGAGGGACTGATTCACATGTGGGAAAGTCTCTCATCCATTTGTCACCCAAACAAAAATCCATTACATAAGAACTAGTCAAATAAAACCGTTAAAAGATCTCAATTTTAACCTTCTCTGAGTTTACCATAATGATAGCTCTTAACTGAGATACAGAATTCACCAGTAGATACATCAAATAAAAGATACAGTTATTAACCCAGGGAATGAAcaagtgaaaagaaaaaggaaattaccAAATGGAGAGTAGCTGGATAGCACAATTATATGGGAAGACGCACGTCTGATTGCATACCAAAGAGGATTACTACTTTTGGAGGCCAAGTAAGGGGTAGGATACCGATGAAGATAGGATTTGAATGGAATTGTTTCCCCCTACATACATGTATATTTCAACCAGTGGAGAACTAAAGAAGTAGTTGTACATTAAAGAATCTTATGATATTATCAGAATGTgcttgtttatataaaaaaaaaaattgatgcatTAGGAAAATGTCAGAGCTATGCTGGAACTTTATAATTAACCTGAGCTGTTTGACTAAAGAAATTGATACACTATAAATAACATCATCATAACTTTATATGTACACTTAGTTGTATGAAAAAACCTACATGGCTCATCGTAATATAAGCAATGTAACTAATGCAATCAAGGATATTGTAAATTAAGTAAAAAACAAATAGGCACATCAAAGAGGCTATGACTATTCAATCAAacatttcaactcaaattcaatcatGTACTTCCCAAATTCAACATATTCTAGCAAGGGCCTGCTTATAGCAATGGAAAAGTAAACTTGACAGTTCAATAAATGTTATAATGGCTTTCAACCTAACACATGGAGGACACCAGTTTGCTTTGTGATCTAAAGATATTCTTGGCAGATATGTCACTAGTTGACTCttacatattgttttatatgtAGGAACAGGCCAACCAAATATGTACCACAAcaaaaaggttaagggtaaaataatgcAACAATGCAAACTGGTAGAATCAGAAGAAAGAGAATAAGGAgcaataaaatgaaataatttagtACACTGTTGCCTCTAAACGATCATTAGTGTACAtgcaaataatatatttcagCATCAAAGCAAGTCAACATGCACCATTGCTCAAAGATTCAAAATCTACTGTTTAGCAATAATGAATTCCAGAACTGCAATGACATAAATCTAACTCTTTACCATTTCAGGCATGTACTCTATTTCATGGTTTCCAGCAGACCAAATCCAAGGCTGATATGCAGCACTTTGCTCAATGAACCGACCCCAGGAATCCCAACGTATGCCAACATCATTATACTGATATCTATCAGCATAAGAAAGATCGCCAGCAAACAACACAGTTTGTCCTTCACTCTGCAAGTAATGCTTAAAAGTGGAGAGAGAATTATAAGTCTGCCCCAAGTCACCTGAAATTTATCGTAAACAgaatttgtgaaaaagaaatattgaagaaatatatttgtaaGTCTTGAAATATGTGCACACATGCATGGATATGTGTGTGTGCATATGCACACACTctgaagagagagaaaagggaTTCACATGTGTATTTTCAATTCCATTCCGATAAAAAAAGGAGCATAAATCATTTGTTGGAGCAGCTTACTGTTATGATTCTTTGAGGAAACCATTCTAATTTTGCTAGACAAAAAAGATACAACTCACCAATGATTCCAAATTTGTAAGAAGCATCTGGATCAATCTTTGTAGGTGTTTGAAACCAAAATGCCCGAGAAGCATCACCACTCACAATCTTGTAATAGTACTTGGTATCATACTGAAACCCAGACACAGTTTAAGGAATGAAAATTCACTAAGCAGAAGACTGAAATTGGCATTCCAtgcaaacaataaattttatgcaGAAAGAATAACCCATAGCAGATAACAGATAATGTTTTTCACCTAATTAACATTTCCAAGAAgctctaaaaattatataaacctaCAAATATGTTTGCTAGATGCATATGTGAAAGTTCATGACCTCCAATTACAACTTCGAGTAAGTACTCCATTTCCATGTTAGAGGAAATTTAAACCATTATATAAATCCCACTTTCCAAGATGAAATTACCTCAAGACCATCGATCAGACAATGATGGATGTAACCAGACTTGTATTTATAAAAGGTGTAGTTTGTCATTGTCCCCTCTGCAGAAAAATCGTATTTGTTCTCTGATGTGCCATATTGCACTTTGCTGGGCCCTGGTTCATCAGCTGTCACCCATGAAACAATCACAGCCTTCCCATCATAATCCCCTTGAGTTATATGCACCTACAGATGAAGCAAAGAAGGAAACTACCCGTTAGTGGGTAAATTTAGGCAAgagatttaaaataaagaaaaacacaaCAAACTTCTATGCTAGCGACACAACGCATCATCATCTGGTCACTTAACAATTGTTTTGTACAAACACAGTTCTCTCTctaaacacaaataaaaatgacCTTGAAGGACTTAAAACTACTTCACAACTAATCATTATACGGAAATGACTCCTAAAAACGAGAATTATTTGGATCCCATTCACTTATATTCCTCttgaataacataattttagaaAGATCTCTTCAAATGTTCGTCAGAAAATGCTGAAATGAATTTAAAGACTGCACAAGTCCATGCCATTCAAATAGCACaccaattgaaaaagaaaaaaactcacTTGTTGCGGAGCATTATGTCCCTTGGGAACAGCAAATGCTTCATTATCAAGAGGGATATCAATGGAGGGCCACTCTGATCGAATAAAAGTACTTGTAATCCCTGCACTCCCACATTTCAAATTCCCCAACAGCACTAGTGATATCAATATATCTTCAAACAACCAGGAGTAGGAATGCCTCATTTGACCTCCAACCTGACTGCTCTGTTTGATCAATCGGTTAATTGAATCCAAGAACAAATCAAATTGTCAATAAAAACAGAAGACTTTAACCCACACTAACGATAGACACGCTGTTTAATCAACTTGGCTCAAaccctttttatattaatcccaaaagcaaaaaatataaatagatgaaaaaaaaaacaaaaatataacatGAACCCAGAATGAGTGAGATATATGAGGTGATATTACCAATTATAGAAGCTTGTAgaatcaaaattcaaagaaaaataaaagtacaGGAACTGGTTGCTAATTTTAAAGTTTACAGAAGAAGTGCCTTAAAAGCATTGAAGAGAAGggaagaaaatgattgataatGAACTTGTCTTTGcttaaaaaagattattaaagtagAGCGGGACAGGTGCACGTTAGCACTAACAATGCTTCAAGACCTGGCTTGGTGTGAGTTAGAAGAGATgatgatttgtcttcatcatatatatttattctacgaaccaaattaatcatttccctttgtaataaaacattttagtTGTTTCATGTAAACCTTTTccttaaaaatgtcattttcattaGAACCTCTTCATCAGGATAAGGAGCTGAAGCAAAGGATTCTAACAGAGACTAAAAATAAACTCTATACAATTCATCCAAGGAGTATAAAGATGTAACATAATTGGAAGAGAAGTTTTGGTGGGTATAAAGAAATATCTAGGTGGGATTGTGCAAAAATTGGGTGAAGAGAATTGATACAAAACAATTCAAAAGGGAAAGAATCAAGACATgcatttgttaaaaaa
It contains:
- the LOC123200925 gene encoding bifunctional purple acid phosphatase 26-like, with translation MRHSYSWLFEDILISLVLLGNLKCGSAGITSTFIRSEWPSIDIPLDNEAFAVPKGHNAPQQVHITQGDYDGKAVIVSWVTADEPGPSKVQYGTSENKYDFSAEGTMTNYTFYKYKSGYIHHCLIDGLEYDTKYYYKIVSGDASRAFWFQTPTKIDPDASYKFGIIGDLGQTYNSLSTFKHYLQSEGQTVLFAGDLSYADRYQYNDVGIRWDSWGRFIEQSAAYQPWIWSAGNHEIEYMPEMGETIPFKSYLHRYPTPYLASKSSNPLWYAIRRASSHIIVLSSYSPFVKYTPQWRWLKNELKRVDREKTPWLIVLMHVPIYNSNEAHFMEGESMRAVFESWFTRYRVDVIFAGHVHAYERSYRISNVHYNISSGERYPVADKSAPVYITVGDGGNQEGLAGRFRDPQPDYSAFREASYGHSTLEILNRTHAFYHWNRNDDGKKVSTDSFVLHNQYWARNPRRRKLRKHYIRSVVG